The following proteins come from a genomic window of Campylobacter coli 76339:
- a CDS encoding N-carbamoylputrescine amidase / Omega amidase (Nit2 homolog) encodes MKIALIQQKFHSTKEKTIEKTCEFIEQAAKQGAELVCLGELHQSEYFCQSENVEFFDLANDYEKDVQFWSSVAKKHGVVLLTSLFEKRSAGLYHNTAVVFEKDGSMAGKYRKMHIPDDPCFYEKFYFTPGDLGFEPINTSLGKLGVLVCWDQWYPEAARLMALKGAQILIYPTAIGWFDKDEKEEKQRQLGAWLGVQKGHAIANGLYTVAVNRVGFEEDKSGVEEGIRFWGNSFVFGPQGEEICILDSENECIKLVDIDLERSENVRRWWPFLRDRRIEYFSNLSKRFID; translated from the coding sequence ATGAAAATTGCACTAATTCAACAAAAATTTCATTCTACTAAAGAAAAAACCATAGAAAAAACTTGCGAATTTATCGAACAAGCTGCTAAGCAAGGAGCCGAGCTTGTTTGCTTAGGAGAGCTTCATCAAAGCGAGTATTTTTGTCAAAGTGAAAATGTGGAATTTTTTGATTTGGCAAATGATTATGAAAAAGATGTGCAGTTTTGGTCGAGCGTAGCAAAGAAACATGGTGTAGTTTTACTTACTTCGCTTTTTGAAAAAAGAAGCGCAGGGCTTTATCATAATACTGCTGTAGTTTTTGAAAAAGACGGAAGTATGGCAGGCAAGTATCGCAAGATGCATATACCTGATGATCCTTGTTTTTATGAAAAATTCTATTTTACCCCAGGTGATTTGGGTTTTGAGCCTATAAATACAAGTTTAGGAAAGCTTGGAGTGCTTGTTTGTTGGGATCAGTGGTATCCTGAAGCGGCTAGACTTATGGCTTTAAAAGGAGCTCAAATTCTGATTTATCCTACTGCTATTGGTTGGTTTGACAAGGATGAAAAAGAAGAAAAACAAAGACAACTTGGTGCTTGGCTAGGGGTTCAAAAAGGACATGCTATTGCTAACGGTTTGTATACCGTAGCAGTTAATAGAGTGGGCTTTGAAGAGGATAAAAGTGGTGTAGAAGAGGGGATAAGATTTTGGGGAAATTCTTTTGTTTTTGGGCCACAAGGTGAAGAAATTTGTATTTTAGATAGTGAAAATGAATGCATAAAGCTTGTCGATATTGATTTAGAGAGAAGTGAAAATGTGCGTCGTTGGTGGCCTTTTTTACGCGATAGACGCATAGAGTATTTTAGCAATTTATCAAAAAGATTTATTGATTGA
- a CDS encoding Cobalt-zinc-cadmium resistance protein: MNLQKRATLIASLCAIVLALIKFVVGLTSGSVAVLSSAIDSLMDFAISAFNFLALKKSSQKANENYNFGFSKIEALMGLLEGAFIVAVGIFIFYESILKIYYKEEITNLNASIYVMIFALILTFLLVLFLNYVVKKTKSLIIESDALHYKTDCLTNACTLAALVLIYFTNLHIIDAIFGIVVSLYTAFSAFKIIKKALAFLMDEALPKEQVSQICALISSNPEVVSYHELKTRKTPNCNYLSVHLVFCPIISLLSAHKVSDEIENGVREMFNGEKWDIQIHLDPYDDEEQERQRQ, translated from the coding sequence ATGAATTTACAAAAAAGGGCAACACTTATAGCGAGTTTATGTGCTATAGTGTTGGCTTTGATCAAATTTGTGGTAGGATTAACAAGTGGATCAGTGGCCGTGCTTTCAAGTGCGATTGATTCTTTGATGGATTTTGCAATATCAGCTTTTAACTTTTTAGCCTTAAAGAAAAGCTCTCAAAAGGCAAATGAGAATTATAACTTTGGCTTTTCTAAAATCGAAGCTTTAATGGGGCTTTTAGAAGGTGCTTTCATTGTGGCTGTGGGAATTTTTATTTTTTATGAAAGTATTTTAAAAATTTACTATAAGGAAGAAATTACAAATTTAAATGCAAGTATTTATGTAATGATCTTTGCTTTGATACTTACTTTTTTGCTTGTACTTTTTTTAAATTATGTGGTTAAAAAAACTAAAAGTTTGATTATAGAAAGTGATGCTTTGCATTATAAAACAGACTGTTTAACCAATGCTTGCACCTTAGCAGCTTTGGTTTTAATCTATTTTACAAATTTGCATATTATTGATGCAATTTTTGGTATAGTTGTAAGTCTTTATACTGCATTTTCTGCTTTTAAAATTATCAAAAAGGCTTTAGCTTTTTTAATGGATGAAGCCTTACCTAAAGAACAAGTCAGTCAAATTTGCGCTTTAATATCTAGCAATCCTGAAGTTGTTTCTTATCATGAGTTAAAAACACGCAAAACCCCAAATTGCAATTATTTAAGCGTTCATTTGGTGTTTTGTCCTATAATTTCGCTTTTAAGCGCACACAAGGTTTCAGATGAGATAGAAAATGGTGTGCGTGAAATGTTTAATGGGGAGAAATGGGATATACAAATTCACCTAGATCCTTATGATGATGAAGAACAAGAAAGGCAAAGACAATGA
- a CDS encoding Agmatine deiminase, which yields MIKSIPEWNEQEYLMLSLPHEKSDWKPYLGEIIQAYKEFVRAASEFQKVLLIAPSKSDFVPFENMTNVEFFICDTNDTWIRDFGAIDILEDNRLKALDFTFNAWGNKFQSELDNEVNSKLFKEKFKEKLTKIDFILEGGSIDFNGEGVMLTSSNCLLNENRNSHLDKNQIEAKLKEIFGLKQIIWLENGFIKGDDTDHHIDTLARFIDKNTIAYSVCEDEEDEHYIPLQKMKKELEATGFNLIELPLPKPLYYEGRRLGATYANFVFVNDALIMPFYKDKNDEIIRQRLAKALPERKIVGVDARVFLRQNGSLHCSCQNRFKGLR from the coding sequence ATGATAAAATCAATTCCCGAATGGAATGAGCAAGAATATTTAATGCTTTCTTTGCCTCATGAAAAAAGCGATTGGAAGCCTTATTTAGGAGAGATTATACAAGCTTATAAGGAATTTGTTAGAGCAGCAAGTGAATTTCAAAAGGTTTTACTTATCGCCCCTAGTAAAAGTGACTTTGTCCCATTTGAAAATATGACAAATGTAGAATTTTTTATATGCGATACTAATGATACATGGATACGCGATTTTGGCGCTATCGATATTTTAGAAGATAATCGTTTAAAAGCTCTTGATTTTACTTTTAATGCTTGGGGAAATAAATTTCAAAGCGAGTTAGATAATGAGGTAAATTCCAAACTTTTCAAAGAAAAATTTAAGGAAAAACTTACAAAAATCGATTTTATTTTGGAGGGCGGTAGTATTGATTTTAATGGCGAAGGCGTGATGCTTACAAGCTCTAATTGTCTTCTAAATGAAAACAGAAATTCTCATTTGGATAAAAATCAAATTGAAGCAAAATTAAAAGAAATTTTTGGCTTAAAGCAAATTATTTGGCTAGAAAATGGTTTTATAAAAGGTGATGATACGGATCATCATATTGATACTTTGGCAAGATTTATCGATAAAAATACTATAGCATATTCTGTTTGTGAAGATGAGGAAGATGAGCATTATATACCCTTACAAAAGATGAAAAAAGAACTTGAAGCAACAGGGTTTAATTTAATAGAACTGCCCTTGCCAAAGCCTTTATACTATGAAGGAAGAAGACTTGGAGCTACTTATGCAAATTTTGTTTTTGTAAATGATGCCTTGATTATGCCTTTTTATAAGGATAAAAATGATGAAATTATAAGGCAAAGATTAGCTAAAGCATTGCCTGAACGCAAGATTGTAGGCGTAGATGCAAGAGTATTTTTACGCCAAAATGGTTCTTTACACTGTTCTTGTCAAAACCGCTTCAAGGGTTTAAGATGA
- a CDS encoding Putative lipoprotein, with product MKKTLQIALALAFFAGCASTSVNSKPASKINNGFMQNQLFEIDKIVVNGKTFDPKNAEENPNISFENNKFYGYAGCNRFFGSYQSNENTLEIQGDRVASTQMLCHPLDVMEFENAFLSNFKGNFKISNKNDKLILDNGEMKIFFK from the coding sequence ATGAAAAAAACTTTACAAATTGCCTTAGCTCTAGCTTTTTTTGCCGGTTGTGCTAGCACTTCTGTAAATTCAAAACCAGCTTCTAAAATCAATAATGGTTTTATGCAAAATCAGCTTTTTGAAATAGACAAAATCGTAGTTAACGGTAAGACTTTTGATCCTAAAAATGCTGAAGAAAATCCAAATATCAGCTTTGAAAATAATAAATTTTACGGTTATGCAGGATGTAATCGTTTCTTTGGATCTTATCAAAGCAATGAAAATACTTTAGAAATTCAAGGGGATCGCGTTGCTTCGACTCAAATGCTTTGCCATCCTTTGGATGTTATGGAATTTGAAAATGCTTTTCTTTCTAACTTTAAAGGAAATTTTAAAATTTCAAATAAAAATGATAAATTGATTCTTGACAACGGTGAGATGAAAATATTCTTTAAATAA
- a CDS encoding methyl-accepting chemotaxis protein (tlpB), putative, with the protein MFRTIGFKVSAAIFVVLLLSFIAMQFILNLDFKNTADKMSKSNLNTVSSSVFQTMRMAMNLGDPEKIEEAINDAKTIEGISDIKIYPSKETIELFEIKDPRISEDKLILDQFTQPNLISLEQELNNVNHLRLIRPLVADESCIACHANASLGSVLGVMDIYHSLENIEKDIAKTSRSYIVIFTIALIFTLVVVLFVLKMVVGNPIVELLSHAKELAQGSGNLRARIKVKGRDEIAKACEYINQFIEKTQKAVSSASLNSKNVEKQSMLLNSNAIELNEISTSSHQKIDSSFKLGMDVGAELDEISNLSNDANKANDKSYQLLDQMIHSLLEIDKKVSDLAENESSLALKIENMVKYAQNIQKATQMMGEIADKTNLLSLNAGIESARAGSYGKGFSVIAEDIRNLANNSEEFLRNVELIIKELLESIQEVAKELKENSRSIFSLNENTHLLANDANEVKLCNQDSKNLVTQCAQRIKISQENIQNLLKHMQENVKASGKNEEISKILLRVADELKIVCHNLESELNQFQI; encoded by the coding sequence ATGTTTAGAACTATAGGTTTTAAAGTTTCTGCGGCGATTTTTGTTGTTTTGTTATTAAGTTTTATTGCTATGCAATTTATTTTAAATTTGGACTTTAAAAATACTGCAGACAAGATGAGCAAATCTAATTTAAATACCGTTAGTTCTTCCGTCTTTCAAACCATGAGAATGGCTATGAACTTAGGAGATCCTGAGAAGATTGAAGAAGCCATTAATGATGCCAAAACGATCGAAGGTATTAGTGATATTAAAATTTATCCTTCAAAAGAAACTATAGAACTTTTTGAGATTAAAGATCCTAGAATTTCAGAAGATAAACTTATTTTAGATCAGTTTACACAGCCTAATTTGATTTCTTTGGAACAAGAGCTTAATAATGTTAATCATTTAAGACTTATTCGTCCTTTGGTCGCAGATGAGAGTTGTATAGCTTGTCATGCTAATGCAAGCTTGGGTAGTGTTTTGGGTGTTATGGATATATATCATTCTTTAGAAAATATAGAAAAAGATATTGCAAAAACGAGCAGATCTTATATAGTGATTTTTACTATAGCTTTGATTTTTACACTAGTAGTAGTACTTTTCGTGCTTAAAATGGTTGTGGGAAATCCTATCGTAGAGCTTTTAAGTCATGCTAAAGAATTGGCGCAAGGAAGCGGGAATTTAAGAGCTAGGATAAAGGTTAAAGGGCGTGATGAAATTGCTAAAGCATGTGAGTATATCAATCAATTTATAGAAAAAACACAAAAAGCAGTAAGCAGTGCAAGTCTTAACTCAAAAAATGTAGAAAAACAAAGCATGCTTTTAAATTCAAATGCTATAGAGCTCAATGAAATTTCAACTTCTAGTCATCAAAAGATTGATTCTAGTTTTAAATTAGGTATGGATGTGGGAGCAGAGCTTGATGAAATATCTAATCTTTCTAATGATGCAAATAAAGCAAATGATAAGTCTTATCAGCTTTTGGATCAAATGATACATTCGCTTCTTGAAATCGATAAAAAAGTAAGCGATTTGGCAGAAAATGAAAGTAGTTTGGCGCTAAAAATTGAAAATATGGTTAAATACGCACAAAATATCCAAAAAGCTACACAAATGATGGGTGAGATAGCAGATAAAACCAATCTTTTATCTTTAAATGCGGGTATAGAATCTGCTAGAGCGGGTAGTTATGGTAAGGGTTTTTCTGTTATCGCCGAAGATATTAGAAACTTAGCTAACAATAGCGAGGAATTTTTGCGTAATGTAGAACTTATAATCAAAGAGCTTTTAGAGAGTATACAAGAAGTAGCCAAAGAGCTTAAAGAAAATTCTCGCAGTATTTTCTCTCTTAATGAAAACACGCACTTACTTGCAAATGATGCAAATGAAGTAAAGCTTTGCAATCAAGATTCTAAAAATCTTGTAACTCAGTGTGCTCAGAGAATTAAAATCTCACAAGAAAATATTCAAAATTTACTCAAGCATATGCAAGAAAATGTTAAAGCAAGCGGCAAAAATGAAGAAATCTCAAAAATTTTACTCCGAGTTGCAGATGAGTTAAAAATTGTGTGCCATAATTTGGAAAGCGAATTAAATCAATTTCAAATTTAA
- a CDS encoding IMP cyclohydrolase / Phosphoribosylaminoimidazolecarboxamide formyltransferase yields MRALLSVSDKEGIVEFGKELENLGFELLSTGGTFKLLKENGVKVIEVSEFTKSPELFEGRVKTLHPKIHGGILHKRSDENHIKQAKEHEILGIDLVCVNLYPFKKTTIMTDDFDEIIENIDIGGPAMIRSAAKNYKDVMVLCDPLDYEKTIDVLKKGENDEKFRLNLMIKAYEHTANYDSYIANYMNERFNNGFGASKFIVGQKVFDTKYGENPHQKGALYEFDAFFSTNFKALKGEASFNNLTDINAALNLASSFDKAPAIAIVKHGNPCGFAIKENLVQSYIHALKCDSVSAYGGVVAINGTLDEALANKINEIYVEVIIAANVDEKALAVFEGKKRIKIFTQESPYLIRSFDSYDFKHIDGGFVYQNSDEVGEDELKNAKLVSQREASQAEIQDLEIAMKIAALTKSNNVVYVKKGAMVAIGMGMTSRIDAAKAAIAKAQEMGLDLQGCVLASEAFFPFRDSIDEASKVGVKAIVEPGGSIRDDEVIQAANEYGIALYFTGVRHFLH; encoded by the coding sequence ATGAGAGCATTGCTAAGTGTAAGCGACAAAGAAGGTATAGTTGAGTTTGGTAAAGAACTTGAAAATTTAGGCTTTGAGCTACTTTCAACAGGCGGGACTTTTAAACTCTTGAAAGAAAATGGAGTAAAGGTTATTGAAGTAAGTGAATTTACAAAAAGCCCTGAGCTTTTTGAAGGACGCGTAAAAACCTTACATCCTAAAATTCACGGCGGAATTTTACACAAAAGAAGTGATGAAAATCATATCAAGCAGGCAAAAGAACATGAAATTTTAGGCATTGATTTAGTTTGTGTGAATTTATATCCTTTTAAAAAGACCACTATAATGACAGATGATTTTGATGAAATTATAGAAAATATCGATATAGGTGGCCCTGCAATGATAAGAAGTGCGGCTAAAAATTATAAAGATGTGATGGTGCTTTGTGATCCATTGGATTATGAAAAAACGATTGATGTTTTAAAAAAAGGTGAAAATGATGAGAAATTTCGCCTTAATTTGATGATAAAAGCTTACGAGCATACAGCAAATTATGATTCTTATATCGCAAATTATATGAACGAACGCTTTAACAATGGTTTTGGAGCAAGTAAGTTTATAGTAGGTCAAAAGGTTTTTGATACAAAATACGGAGAAAATCCACATCAAAAAGGCGCTTTGTATGAATTTGATGCCTTTTTTAGTACCAATTTCAAAGCTTTAAAAGGAGAGGCGAGTTTTAACAATCTTACTGATATTAATGCAGCTTTAAATCTAGCAAGCAGTTTTGACAAGGCTCCTGCTATTGCTATTGTAAAACATGGCAATCCTTGCGGTTTTGCGATAAAAGAAAACTTGGTGCAAAGCTATATACATGCTTTAAAATGCGATAGCGTGAGCGCTTATGGGGGAGTAGTTGCCATAAACGGAACTCTTGATGAAGCTTTAGCAAATAAGATAAATGAAATTTATGTAGAAGTGATTATCGCTGCAAATGTAGATGAAAAAGCCTTGGCTGTATTTGAGGGCAAAAAGCGTATTAAAATCTTTACTCAAGAGAGTCCTTATTTGATTAGAAGTTTTGATAGTTATGATTTTAAACATATTGATGGGGGATTTGTATATCAAAATAGTGATGAAGTGGGCGAAGATGAGCTTAAAAATGCCAAACTTGTAAGCCAAAGAGAAGCAAGTCAAGCAGAAATTCAAGATCTTGAGATTGCAATGAAAATTGCAGCACTTACAAAATCAAACAATGTTGTTTATGTAAAAAAAGGCGCAATGGTAGCTATAGGAATGGGTATGACAAGCAGGATTGATGCAGCTAAAGCAGCTATTGCTAAAGCACAGGAAATGGGGCTTGATCTACAAGGTTGTGTTTTAGCTAGCGAAGCCTTTTTTCCTTTTAGAGATAGCATAGATGAAGCAAGTAAAGTAGGAGTTAAAGCCATAGTAGAACCAGGCGGAAGCATAAGAGATGATGAAGTGATACAGGCTGCAAATGAGTATGGTATAGCACTTTATTTTACAGGAGTAAGACATTTTTTACATTAA
- a CDS encoding DnaJ-like protein DjlA — translation MIFVLIVLTILVFYWYYKTWGKQDFLNSATRGAKGFAKGFARGVMEERIDEFKRRMNYYVIALLAKIAKSDGRVSENEAEMISQILDANAKDEKERAFLKASFNEHKENIHDAFYVAKDFLKEVPLPKNERFNVLRVLVFMALVDADFSSKKREILEQIAKAFDIAKSELDNFIASISNLKSTKKELSLDEAYRILELSNNADLNAVKKQYRALAKKYHPDILNANNVSEEELKIGVEKFQKINEAYEKIKKHLEK, via the coding sequence ATCTTAGTGTTTTATTGGTATTATAAAACTTGGGGAAAGCAAGATTTTTTAAACTCAGCCACACGAGGGGCCAAAGGTTTTGCCAAAGGCTTTGCTCGTGGAGTCATGGAAGAGAGGATAGATGAATTTAAAAGGCGTATGAATTACTATGTTATCGCGCTTTTGGCAAAGATAGCAAAAAGTGATGGTAGGGTAAGTGAAAATGAAGCAGAAATGATCAGCCAAATTTTAGATGCAAATGCCAAAGATGAAAAGGAAAGAGCTTTTCTAAAAGCAAGTTTTAATGAACATAAAGAAAATATCCACGATGCTTTTTATGTGGCAAAAGATTTCTTAAAAGAAGTTCCTTTGCCAAAAAATGAACGCTTTAATGTGCTTCGTGTGCTTGTGTTTATGGCTTTAGTTGATGCAGATTTTAGCTCAAAAAAGCGTGAAATTTTAGAGCAGATTGCAAAGGCTTTTGATATTGCAAAAAGTGAGCTTGATAATTTTATCGCAAGTATTTCAAATTTAAAAAGCACCAAAAAAGAACTAAGTCTTGATGAGGCTTATCGTATTTTAGAGCTTTCAAATAATGCGGATTTAAACGCAGTAAAAAAACAATACAGAGCTTTGGCTAAAAAATACCACCCTGATATTTTAAATGCAAATAATGTTAGCGAAGAAGAGCTTAAAATAGGTGTAGAAAAATTTCAAAAAATTAATGAAGCTTATGAAAAAATCAAAAAGCATTTGGAGAAATGA